TGGTCTTACCGGCCGGACTGGTGGGATATCGGCCATAATTACGGTCCCCGAACATACATGACCCTTCTTGCCATAAAAAGCTTAAGAGATTATATCTATCTTTCCACGGCACTGGATAAAGCTGACGTGCCCCTTCAAAAATATGCATCTCTGGCGGACAGCATGGAAACAGCTCTGGTTGAAAAGCTGTGGGTTAAAGAGGCAGGCTACCTGATGAACTACCACAACAACGGTTCATTGGATGAGCACTATTACATCGGCTCCCTGCTGGCGGCCCATTACGGTTTGCTGGATGAAACAAAGCAGGATAAACTGGTTCAAACAGCTACTTCCGTCATGGTGGATCCGGCTGTGGGAATTTACAATGCGTATCCCATGGATTTTGAACAGTGGGGCGAATTCATGAAATTCTCAGGCAATGAGGCCGGTGCCAAATACTACTATTTTAACGGCGGGATCTGGCCTCAGGGGAATGCCTGGTATGCCATGGCCCTCATTGCCAACGGGGAAAAAGCCAAAGCCGCCGAATTCATCAGCACGACCATGTCACTCCACGGCATTATGGAAGGTCCAAACGGCCAGCCGGCCTATTATGAAGTCCGCAATGCCAACAAGGAAAATCCTGCCGAATATGGAACGGTGGACAAACCCCAATTTTTGTGGGCCGGAGCCTGGTATCTGAACTGCCTGTATCAATTATACGGCGTGACCGACAATGGATGGAATATTGCCCTCGATCCCTTTTTAATGGAAAAACAAGAGGATTGTTCTTTTACCCTTTATGTCAACGGGAATCCTCTGTTGATTCATCTGAAAGGCAGTGGAACGGTCATCAGAGACATTAAATTTGGGAATTCCGCCGTAAATACAGCTGTATTTCCCAAAAATTTCCCAGAGATGAAAACCGTCACGGTTGTACTGGGGGAATCGCCAAAATCCCCTACTCTGCTGAGCACACAAGCTGTTCTGGAATCCTGTCGTTTTGATACCAACCAGTTTCGGCTGACCCTGAAAGCGTATCCGGGACATGAGTGTGAATCGGTTATGATTTCACCAGCCATACCCAAATCAATTACCTATAACGGATTACCTTATAGCGGATTGTGGTCTTACGAAAACAGGGGCGGATATTACACAATTTCCATTCACACGGTTCATACTGCCAATATCGATAAACTTGTGGTAACTTTTTAAAAACTATGAAAAAGAGACTGATACTTCTCGTAATTCTCATGAGTGTGGCCGGAGTCCTGTCCTGCGACAGGAATTCATCACAAAGAAAGGATGATGAGGCTGGAGTCATCCATTTAACCTATTGGTGTTCTTCGAATCAGAATGAGATCAATCTGGCAGAAGAACTGGTAGAAAAATGGAACAGCACCCATCCTGAGATACAGGTCCGATTACAACCAATCCCAGCCAGTCAGTCCTCTGAGGAAGTTTTATTGGCTGCCATTGCCGGTAAAACCACCCCGGATATCTGTTCGAACATCTGGCCTGGAGCCATGGATGATTTCACGAATGCCGGGGGGCTTGTCCGCCTAAATGAGTTCCCGGATTTTTTCGATGTGATGGCTTCACGGATTTCCATGGAACTGCTGAATGCATTCCAGTCCCCGGACAGTCATTACTACCAGATCCCATGGAAAACCAATCCCATAATGGTCATGTATAATGTCCGTCTTTTCCGGGAAGCCGGTGTTAAAAATCCACCGGAAACATACAGCGAGTACCTTGACGCAGCCCGGTTGATCACAAAAGATCTGGACGGGGACGGCCATTTCGACCAGTGGATGGGGTACCGGGATATCCGTCCTATCTGGTGGCAACGATTTTTCGACTATTACACCTTTTACATTGCGGCTTCCGGCGGTAAAACCCTCTTTGACAAATCAGACATTGTTTTTAACAACGATGCATCTGTGGAAGTCTTTCAGTTTTTTCAGGAATTGTATGCCAACGGTTATTATCCCCGGACAACCTTTCAGGGGGATCAGTTTGTTGCCGGAAAACTGGCCACTCAATTTACGGGTCCATGGAATGTGATTCATATCCAAAACTATGCCGGAGCGGATTTTGAATTTGATATTTCACCCATACCTGTCCCCGATGATACGGAAGGACCGGTTTATACTTACGGCGACCATAAAAATATTGCACTTTTCAGTACCACCGAACATCCGGAAGCCGCCTGGGAATTTGCCAAATTTCTGATCACCCCGCAGGCCGATTTAAGATTGCTTGAACTATGCAGCCAGATTCCCTTACGGCAAAACCTGACGGGAGATCCCCTTTACAAAGATTATTTTACCCAACATCCCCGAATGGTAAAATTTGCCGAACAGGCACCCTACACACGGGGAGTAGACGGGGCTTCGGATCTGAAAGAGATTTTTGACGGAATTTCCCAGGAGTATGAAGCCTGTGCCGTTTTTGGTCTGAAACGTCCGGAGCAGGCCGTTAAAGATGCAGCAGAACGGGCAGAAATGATTATTGAATGGAACCGCTCACGATGAAACAAAAAAACACAAATTCCGAAAGCAAAATAGGCTACCTGATGAGCCTCCCTTACATCCTGTATTTCCTTCTGTTTGTCGGGTTCCCCCTTGTTTTTTCATTTATCCTGATTTTCCACAAATGGAATGTGATTACCCCCATGGAGTGGGTAGGCCTGCGGAATTTTATCCGCCTTTTTCAGGATAGACTTTTTTTCCAATCCATCCTAAACACCCTCAAATTTCTGGTCATCCATATCCCCCTTCAAATCATCGTAGCCCTTCTTCTGGCTGTATTGCTCAATCAAAAGATCAAGGCACGGGGGTTTTTTCGGGCGGTCTATTTTCTGCCGGTGATTGTCTCAGGAGTGGTGATTACCCTTTTATGGCGTCAGCTCTATGCTTATGATTCAGGTCTGCTGAATATCCTTCTGACAAAAATGGGCCTGTCTCGTATCCCCTGGATTACCCATCCGGACTGGGCCATGCCTTCCATCGCCATTATGGCCACCTGGAAAAATGTGGGCTTGTACATTGTCCTTTTTCTGGTAGGGCTCCAGGGCATCCCCCGTTATTTGTACGAGGCCGCGGAAATTGACGGAGCAAGGCCCATTCAGCAATTCTTTTTCATCACCCTGCCGGCTTTGAACAGTACCATCGTCCTTGTGATTATCTTATCCACCATCGGCGGTTTTTCACTCTTTATCGAACCCTTCGTCATGACCGGCGGCGGCCCTGTTAACAGCACTTTGTCAGCTATGCTATATATTTACAATCAGGCGTTTTATTTCGGTCACATGGGTTATGCCGCCACACTGGGATTTTTCTTTGCTGTCATTGTATTACTCGTTGTGTTGATTCAAAAGAAACTTGTGGAGCAAAAAGACAAATGAAAAAATTCTGGATATACCTTTTCCTGATTGTAGGAGGATTAATTTTTGCTTATCCTTTTTTATGGATGATCTCTGCCAGCTTCAAGCCGGAAATTGAAATCAGTCATGTAGGGTTGTGGTCATCCAATTTTACACTGAACAGTTACGAAGCTGTTGTGCAGAAAATTCCCATCTGGCGCGCCCTTTTTAACAGTCTTTTCGTTTCCTCATGTGTGACATTATCCGTCATCTTTTTTGGATCCATAGTGGGGTATGCCCTCTCCCGGCTCCGCTTTTTCGGACGGGATTTTATTTTGGGTGTCATCCTTTTTACCATGGTGATTCCCTTTCAGATCACCCTGATTCCCATGTATATCCTCATGGTTAAATTCGGCTGGGTGGATAGCTACATGGCTCTTATAGTGCCCGGAATGATCAGTACATTCGG
This window of the Candidatus Neomarinimicrobiota bacterium genome carries:
- a CDS encoding extracellular solute-binding protein → MKKRLILLVILMSVAGVLSCDRNSSQRKDDEAGVIHLTYWCSSNQNEINLAEELVEKWNSTHPEIQVRLQPIPASQSSEEVLLAAIAGKTTPDICSNIWPGAMDDFTNAGGLVRLNEFPDFFDVMASRISMELLNAFQSPDSHYYQIPWKTNPIMVMYNVRLFREAGVKNPPETYSEYLDAARLITKDLDGDGHFDQWMGYRDIRPIWWQRFFDYYTFYIAASGGKTLFDKSDIVFNNDASVEVFQFFQELYANGYYPRTTFQGDQFVAGKLATQFTGPWNVIHIQNYAGADFEFDISPIPVPDDTEGPVYTYGDHKNIALFSTTEHPEAAWEFAKFLITPQADLRLLELCSQIPLRQNLTGDPLYKDYFTQHPRMVKFAEQAPYTRGVDGASDLKEIFDGISQEYEACAVFGLKRPEQAVKDAAERAEMIIEWNRSR
- a CDS encoding carbohydrate ABC transporter permease; translation: MKKFWIYLFLIVGGLIFAYPFLWMISASFKPEIEISHVGLWSSNFTLNSYEAVVQKIPIWRALFNSLFVSSCVTLSVIFFGSIVGYALSRLRFFGRDFILGVILFTMVIPFQITLIPMYILMVKFGWVDSYMALIVPGMISTFGILLFRQFFLDIPQDLIDAARIDGCNDLMILFRIFWPLSRPVIITVGILSFMGSWNDVLWPLIVIRVRELMTMPQMVTLFAVGGQAEAQLGAELAAATLLAIPIILVYAFFQRYFIESMATTGLKN
- a CDS encoding sugar ABC transporter permease; the encoded protein is MKQKNTNSESKIGYLMSLPYILYFLLFVGFPLVFSFILIFHKWNVITPMEWVGLRNFIRLFQDRLFFQSILNTLKFLVIHIPLQIIVALLLAVLLNQKIKARGFFRAVYFLPVIVSGVVITLLWRQLYAYDSGLLNILLTKMGLSRIPWITHPDWAMPSIAIMATWKNVGLYIVLFLVGLQGIPRYLYEAAEIDGARPIQQFFFITLPALNSTIVLVIILSTIGGFSLFIEPFVMTGGGPVNSTLSAMLYIYNQAFYFGHMGYAATLGFFFAVIVLLVVLIQKKLVEQKDK